TTTGGGCGGAGAAGGTCTGCGTTTTGAGCATTGTGGCCGCGTCGGTTTCCGACACATAAAGCGACTTATCTTTTTCGCCAGCGTCGGTCAGGAGTTTATTGTAAAAGTTGATGGAATGCGAAATCGGTACTGAGCCCGTATAGCCGTCGTGAATGCCGGCATAGATTTGCAGGATGCTCTTTTTACGTTTTTTAAGGGACGTTTTCCAATACAACGGAGAACGCTCTTTGGCTTTTTGGGCATCAAATACCTCGCCGGCACCGGTACATTTGATGATCTCCGGGCCATACCTGTTTTTTCGTTCCACTGATTCACCATACCAGGCTGACAGGTCTGAAATGGACGACCAGGCCGAAAATGAAGCGATGGCATGCCGAGACTTCATGTACATTGCCAGGGTAGCAAAGCCTCCCCCGCTGTTGCCCACGACGTAAATCTTCTTTTTATCCACCTTCATGTTTTTCAGCGCCCAGTCAATGGCCTCGTCAATATCGGCCATTACAAACTCGCTGCAACAGGCCTTGGGATGATTGTTGACACCCCGAAAGTTGGGAAAAATATAGTTCCAGCCTTTGGTCCGGGCCTGTACCGCTACCATATCTTTCTGAGAATCGGCCGTATTGCTCCAGGAGTGCAATTCTACCACTAAGGGTTGCGGCGAAGATTCCGTAGATTTATCATAATAAAAGACCTGTACATTTCCGTCCAACGAGGATCGAATACTGTCTTTTTGTAAGAAGTCCGGGCGTTGGGGGGCTTGGCACCTGCCCGAAACGGCCAATGCCAGGACAGTGATGATCAACAGAAGCTTTTCCTTCATTTTCTTTTTTATACATGTGTCAACGATAACCATCCAACGGCCCTCCTCCGCTAAGAATCACATAAAAATGCGGGCCGTTCAGAACACCTCCGGACCTCAGGGTTTGGCCATTTTCGCTTCCGAAACCAGCGTCAGCAAGGCCACCTGAATGGCTTTGTAGCCTTCGTCATCCAGCCACCATTCATTGAGGGCATGGGCATTGCCGCCTTTTCCTCCGCGTCCCAAGGTCACGGCAGGGATTCCTTTGGCAATCGGCGTATTGGAGTTGGTTGAGCCGCGGCCCACTTTAGGAGAAGCTCCAAAATAAGCGATCGAGGCCATGGCCCGCTGAATGAGGGGGACGGTTTCGGGTAATTCGCCCGAAGGGCGATCGCCGATTTTTTTGATCTCCACCGTGAGTGCCGGGCCCATGCGTTTCATGGCATTGTGTTCCTGAAGTGCCTGTTGTACCGATGCTTTTAACAGCGAATCCACTAAATTGAGGTTTTCGGGGATTTCGGAGCGCATATCCACTTCCATCCAAGACTCAAACGCAATGGAATTGACCGAAGTACCCCCGCCGATACGGCCTACGTTGTAGCTGGTACGCGCCCCTGTCCGGGTAAATTTATCGGCCGCTTTTGAAAAGTAATGAATGGCCGAGCCCAGGGCATGCTGAGGGTTAGCCAAGCCGAAGGCGCCCCACGAATGTCCGCCGGGGCCTTTGAAGGTAATGCGGTACCGATACGAACCTAAGCCCATGGTCCGTAAGTAGTCCATGCCGCCGCCGTCAATCGCGATCCACGAGTCGATGCGGGGGCTTTGGTCGGTGAATAAGTGTTTTACACCTCTCAAATCTCCAAGCCCTTCTTCGCCTACGGAGCCAATGAACAACACATCGGCTTCGGTTTCTATGTTGGCCTCTTCCAGGGCTCTCAACACCGACACGATCATGACGACGCCCTGCGTGTTGTCACCAATGCCCGGGGCAAAGAGCGTATCACCCTTTATTTTCACTTTGACGTCGGTTTCGAGTGGGAATACGGTATCTAAATGGGCATCAAATGCGACGGTCCGATTGCGTTTTTTGCCTTTTCGCAGTCCGATCACGTTGCCCACCTTATCCGTCCATACCGAATCGATCCCCGCTTCTTTGAGCATGGACGCAAACCGAATGCCCCGTTTGGTTTCCATAAACGGTGGGGCGGGAATCTCGGTCAGCATAATGAGGTCCTCCCGATTTCGTTTGTTTTGAGCAACAATGGACTGAAACGCCTTTTGGATTTGTTTGTTTTTGGCCAATTGTTCAGCTTCTTTGAGGTAAGCCGCCTCTACTTTACCATTCTTTCCGGCATCATCTTCCTGAGCGTAGGCCACCGAGAAAAGGAGCGTGAGGCCGGCAATTATTCCAAGGTGGGTCAAGGTGGGTTTTCGATTTCTCATAGGTTCTTTTTAGTGGTTATTGGCTTTTTTTGCTCATTGTACATTCAATAGTGTTAAGAAATCACGCAAAGTCGCAAAGAAGCAGCGATTTCCCAAAGAATCATATAAAAGATGGCCTTCATTCGCCTTTAAATTGCCTCCTATTACACTTTGCATCAAGAAGGTTATTGTACCAGTATTTTCAATTCATTTTCTTTGACCGTCAGCAGGCCTGCTTTGGGCAGCCGTTGAGTCATTTTTCGCCAGTTGGGTTCTTTGGCATAAATGGCTTTCAGCATCAAAGCAGCTTTTTGAATATCGCCGTTGTTGGCCAGCGTAATGGCCGTCCAATACTGCATTTCCAGGTTTCCGGGAAACATTTTCATGGCAGCTCCGTACTCCTTCATGGCGAGAGGCATGTCGTTTTTCTCCACGGCCAGGTCGCCGTTGTTCATGTGGTCATAGGCCCGCTGGACGGTCAATAATCGTTGCAATTCGGCCAGCGGCTCGGGGTGGTCATCTACCCGCAGATCTACCAGGTGATTATCATCCCACGGCTTATCCGTGGCCTCTCCTTTGACCACCAGCAGGACAGCCGATTGCTTTCCCCGAATATCCCCGCCCACCTTTTGGGCTGCTTTCAAGGCTTCCAGTACCCGCTCGGCCAGTGGCAGCTGCGCATTCGCTTCAAACGACTTGGCCATGGCGGCGGGCACGGCATCGGTCAGCATCATGTTTGATTGTACGGCATAGTTTTTTCCTTTTAAATCTCCCGCAAAGTCCACGCAGTTTTTGCCCGTAAAGTTGGCTACGTTTCCCTTCGCATCTACAATGCCAACCTGCCGCACCTCCCTGCCGGCGTCATCCGAGAGCAGAATATCCAGCGCTTCGTGAGCAGTTTTGCCCGATTTGAGCAACGCCAACCCTCTGACTCCAAACGATTTATTGGTAAATGACTGGGTAGCTACAGCCCCGACACCCGCTTCCGCCCACGAAACAGAAGTACCGACGCTGAACCAATGACTCTGCACACCGACGGCGATCTCGCCCGTTTTCTCATCGCGGGCCACGATCGAAAACGTGTGCGCCAACCCATTGTCTTTTTTAAAAAACTGGGCGTGCGTCCGTGAAAAAATGAGACCCAAAAAAACAAAAAGGAAAATGGAATTTCTCATAGTTGGAGGGTTTGATAAGGAGGCCCAATGATACGACGTTTACCCCTCTCTTCCAAACCGTTACCAACACTATTCCGCATAAAATACCGCTTAATAAAAAAAGCGCCGTTTTCTTGTCAAATGAGTTATTACCGGTATTTTTGAAAAAATAGTGTAGGCTCCATGGTTCGGCTGCGCCTCATTTTCAGGCGCACTGCCAATACCAACGGGGTGGAAAACACCATACAATCGAATAGTATACGCGTTGAAATGGTGAAATAAATGTTTCTCTCACGACGTTATCAACCGCTGATAAAGAGTATACAGTTCTGAGGGCACCGCTGTCATAAAGTGAGCCTTTTGCCCACCCGTCAACGCTGTACCTGCTAAACCTAACTTACCACGTGTTCAATTTTGTTCTGTTATGACAACTCACAAACTCTTCCTGTTACTTTTCCTTTTCGGAAGTCTATTAACCGAAGTTTGGGCACAGGAAGAACGCGGCTCCGGGATCAACAAAACCGCTCCCAAAACCGCGGTCGGCACTACCCGGGCGCTGATTGTAGGCGTGTCGCAGTATCAACACATCAATTCACTCCGCTTTGCCGGCGACGACGCCCTGGCTTTTTATAACTATCTGCTCTCTCCCGCCGGAGGCTCCGTTCCGCAGGCCAATATTGAACTTTTACTGAATGAAAAAGCTACGTTGGTACAGGTCGATCTGGCCATGGGAAAACTCCTGAACAGCGTCAAACCCAATGACCGCGTCTTTATCTACTTTTCGGGCCACGGCGATCAGGAATCAAAAACCATTGCCCAGCGCGGTTTTTTGCTCACGCACGATACCTTCAGCAGCAATTATAACTCTACGGCTTTTGCGGTACTGTATTTACAGGACTATATCGCCACCCTGGCCACCAAAAACCAGGCGCAGATATTCCTGTTTCTGGATGCGTGCCGTTCCGGAAAACTGGCCGGGAGCGAAATCGGCGGGGTGCAGCTTGCCGGTCAGCAATTGCTCAAACAGGTCGCCAACGAGGTGAAGTTTATGGCCTGCCAGGCCAATGAACTATCGCTGGAAGGGTATCAATGGGGCGGCGGCCGGGGGGTGTTCAGTTACCACCTCATTCGCGGGATGCAGGGGCTGGCCGACGCCGACGGCGATAAGACCATTACGCTGCGCGAGCTGGAACGGTACCTTGAAGACCGCGTAACGGCCGAAGCCGCTCCCAACCGCCAGAATCCGCTGTTGTTGGCGGCCGACAAATCACTGCCCCTGGTAAAGGTAGACCCCGCTACCCTCGCGGCCGTGCGTCAGAATCTGCCCCCTCCTGCCTTTGCGGCTGTGCAAGGCAAAGGATTCGTCGAAACCATTCTGGACAGCGCCCCCGATGACGTACAAAAAACCTACGCTGACTTTCACGAAGCAATTGCGCAAAAACAGTTATTGGATAGCCCCAACAGTGCCGATGGGTATTATGAAAAATTACTGGCAACGCCTTCCATCGGGGAACTTCACCCCTTTATCAAACGAGAGTTTGCGGCGGCGCTGCTCGAAGAATCCACGAAAACGTTCGGACAGCTTTTGGCCAATAAAAACCTGCCGGCAGTCAGTACCGGTTACCGAAAAAACATTCGTTATTTGGAAAAAGCCGCTCAAATTTTGGGAAAATCCCATTATTTCTATCCCAATCTGCGCGCACAGACTTTTTATTATAAAGGCCTGTTGACCGAATCCGCCAACCGTGACGAAGCCCTGCTGAATTACCGTCAGGCCATCACCGCCGACAGCACTTTTGCGCCGGCTTACAATGACGCCGGCCGATTGCTGTTTTTGAAGCAATCCTTCCGGGAAGCGCAGGAAATTTTTGAAAAAGGGCTCCAACTGGCCCCGAAATGGAGTTATCTGCACCTCAATTACGGCATGGTGTTGGTGGCCCAAAAAAAATGGACCGAAGCCGAAACGGCGTACAAAGAAGCCATCGAACTCCAACCCGATAACGCCATTGCGTTTAAGAATTACGGTAACCTCCTCGCCGGGCAAAACAAGGGATCAGATGCCGAAACGGCGTACAAAAAAGCCATCGAACTCAACCCCAACGACCCCGAAACCTACAACAACTACGGAATGCTGCTGAACGCCCAAAAACGATACAGCGAAGCCGAAACCGAGTACAAAAAAGCCATCGAACTCCAACCCGACAACGCACAGGTCTACAGTAACTACGGCATTGTACTGGCCATTCAGAACCGGCAGGCAGAAGCGGAGTTTGTTTTTCGCAAATCCATTGAGCTCAACCCCAAAGACGCACAGGCGCACTTTAACTACGGCATCCTGCTGGCCACCCAAAATCGATTGGCCGAGGCAGAGATCGCTTATAAAAAAGCCATTGAACTGGCCCCCAACGATGCCATTGCTTACAACAGTTACGGAGTATTGCTGGCGGCGCAGAATCGGTTGGCTGAAGCCGAACAGGCGTATAAAAAATACGTAGAACTCAGTCCCAACAATGCCATTGTGTACGGCAATTACGGCAATTTGCTGGCCCGTCAGGGGCGACAACGTGAGGCGGAGACCGCTTACAAAAGATCCATTGAACTGAACCCCAACGACGCCAACGTGCATAAAAGCTATGCCATTTTATTGAAAAACCTGAATCGGCCGGCGGAAGCGGAAACATCCTACAAGCGGGCCATCCAGCTCAAAACGGACGACGCCGAAGTCTATAAGAACTACGGCATGCTGCTGAATGCGCGCAATCGCCCCGAAGAAGCGGAAGCCAACTTCAAAAAAGCGATTGAGCTAAATCCCGACGACCCCTTCGTTTACAATAGTTACGGCATGTTGCTCGCCGCGCAGAGCCGTTTGGACGAGGCCGAAAACGCCTACAAAAAATCCATCGCATTGAGTGCCGCCAACGGATTGGTCTTCGGCAATTACGGAAATCTGCTGGCCCGTCAGAGTCGTTTTGAAGAGGCGGAGACCAACTATAAAAGAGCGTTGGAATTGATTCCCAATAACGCCCTGCTGTACAACAATTACGGCAATCTTTTGGATGGTCTGGGGCGCCTGCCCGAAGCGGAGGCGATCTATAAAAAAGCCATCGAAGCCAAGACCGATTATCCTCCGCCTTATTATTACATAGCACTTCTCAAAGCGCGTCAAAACCTGACCGCCGAGGCCATCGACTGGCTGGGCAAAGCCTTGGAAAAAGGCTACACCAATTTTGACAGCATCAGCAGAAATCCGGCCTTTGACCCGTTGCGGGAAACGCCCGAATTCAAGGCGTTACTCACCAAATACCGTAAGAATTGATCTCCGTATGAAAAACATTCTATTCTTTTTGCTTTTTACCGGCAGCCCCTTTCTGCTTTGTGCCCAAAAACTCCACCTTATTCTTACCTCCGATTATGAGAACAGGGAGTTCGGGATGATCAGCCTCAAAGACGAAGAAATGGTCACGACCATGTTTCGAAAAATCAGTACACAGATCGGGTACGAGCTGAGGATCGTTTACATTAACAAAAATACCAAAGAGGGATTTACGGGCAATGCCGTGCGCAATGCCGTCACCGACACCTCCATTCACACAACCGACATTGTCATTTTCTATTATTCAGGCTTTGGCATTTATCCTTCCAAAAGCACACTGCCTTCTTTGCAGTTGGATAACAGCAGTTTACTGAGCCTTAGCCGGCACACGCCGCTCTCGCTTGATGATGTGGCAGCGGCCCTTCAGGCCAGAGGGATTAAGCTGGGCATGGTCATGGCCGACTGTCGCAATACCCTTACCACACGGTATCCGATCCCGGCACGAAGAGGTACGATTGTGAGGCAGGACCGCTCGAAGGAGATTCTCAAAAAATTGTTTTTGGGCGAATCCTGCCGCATTCTGAAAATAGCCAGCGCTCAAAAAGGCAAACCGGTGCTCGCCATCTCGCGCAATTCCGTTTTTACGTATTCACTCACCGAAGCCTTTGAAGATATGCTGTATGCCAAAACGATGAAAGAAGTGAGTCTGGACAACCTGCTGCTCCGGATCAACAGGATCACCAAAGCCTTCATTCCCGAATATACCGGCTTGAGCAAGGTCCCCATCAGTTGTCGTACCGCCGCCGGCCGGCCGGCTGTCCGGGTTGTCCGATAATCCACCAAACGTATGAAGCACTTCTCTCTGACCTTGATTTTATGTCTGCTGAACGCTGCAACACTGCACGCGCAGGGATTGAACTTCAACGACTCGGCCTACCATCAGGTACCCCGAAAAAAATCAGTTGTGGTCATTTCTCCCGATGGACTGCCTCCCAAAGCCGACCTGTCCATGTACGTTCCCACGGTCATTGATCAGGGAAAACTCGGCACCTGCGTGGGGGTTTCCACGGGGTATTATATGCGTACGATCCTCGAAGCCAGGCACCTGGGCATCACCGACCGAGATTCGGTAGACGCCCTGCGCTTCTCGCCTTCCTTTTTGTATAACTCCATCAAAGATCCGTTGGATAAGAACTGCAAAAGGGGCACGGAAGTAGCCGCAGCGCTGGAATTTCTGAAAAATAAAGGCGTGGTCAGACTCGCCCAACAGCCCTATCCCGACTGCTCCCAAACAAGATCCGCTGCCTTACAGCCCGAGGCGGGCTCACGAATCATGGATTATATCCGACTGTTCGGTCTCAACGACCGGCAGGAAGATGTCATTATTTCAACCAAAAAGGCGCTGGCCGAAGGTACGCCCGTCGTCATTGCCATTCAGACCACACCGTCGCTGGATGACCTCGGTTTTTGGTATAAACTATGGATTCGCTTTTTGCGATTCTTCGGCATTGATACCGACGATGAATTTGGGCTGTGGAATCCCGCCAAATCGAAAAAATTAAGGGGTGGGCACGCCGTCTGCGTAGTGGGGTACGATGATGCCAAATTCGGCGGCGCATTTCACGTAGTCAACAGCCGGGGAGAAAACTGGGGCGATGACGGTTTTTTCTGGATTCGCTACGCCGATTACAGCAAACACGCCAAATACGCTTTTCAGGCGTACCTGCCCGCCGAACAATACACAACTGCCGCCCTTCGCTCGGGAGAAATCATTATTGAATTGGCCGGTTTACGCTCGACCCAACCGCGGTTTACGCCTTTACATTCCGACAGTTCGCTCATTACGTACGCATTACTTGATCCTCAACCCACTGATACCGAATTCAAATTTAAGATCAATGTGGATACACAAACCTATCTGTACGTACTGGGCGCGAACAGCAGCCAACGGACCGTCGACAAGCTCTTCCCCCTCGACTCCATCAGTCCCATGATCGGTGCCGACACCAAGGTGATTCTTCCGTCAGAAGAGCAGGTATATGCCCTCGATGCCACCACGGGAACCGAAAATTGGCTGTTTTTATTCTCCGACCGCGAAATAAATATCGACAGCTGCATGACCGAGATCAACGCCCGACAGGGACCCTTTACGCAAAGGGTACAGGATGTATTGAGCGACCGATTGATCAAAAAAGAACAGGTCGACTACCAAACCCGGAAGATGGGTTTTGCACTGAGAGAAAAACACGAAGGACTGATCGTGCCGCTGTTAGTGACCCTGAAACACGTAAAAAAGAGGAGTATGTAAATGAACAGGCTCCTCTTTTTGACCCTTATTTTTTGGTCATTCGTGAGGCAACCAAATACCCGACGACCAGCCCGATCACCAAGCCGATCACAACAGACATCACATCGATACCCCCACTGCTCCCTTCGGTTTCAATGACGGGTTGTGCGTAAGAAAGGGTGGTTACCAATAAAAAAAGGAACGGAAGTACACCTATTTTTTTCATAAAAAATGAGTTAAAAATATAATAGACAGTGAAAGATAAGCAAAACAGCCCATACTTATGATTCTTCTTCTTTCATTAATTCGCCGGCAGCGAGTGACCGAATCGGCAATTTGATGACAAACGCGGTTCCCTCGCCGTCTTCGGCCTCTACCTCAATCGTACCGCCGTGTCCTTTGGTAATGATATCGTAGCTGAGCGACAACCCCAGCCCCGTTCCTTCGCCCGTGGGTTTAGTGGTAAAAAAGGGCTGAAAGATTTTTTCCTTCACGCCCGCGGGGATGCCCGTCCCGTTGTCTTGGACCCGTATTTCAACCCAATCATTCAGCGCTTTGGTGCTCACCGTCACCATCGGTTGATAGGCCGACAGTACTGCCATAATATCCTCGTTCTTACCGCCGGTCTGTGCCGCTTTTGACCCAACGGCATAGAATGCGTTGTTGAATAAATTCAATAAAACGCGCCCGATATCCTGCGGCACAACTTGGACAGAAGGCAGGGTTTCATCAGCCATAAATGCGTAGCCGGCCGTAAAACCTTTGTCTTTCGCCCGCATGCCGTGGTACGAAAGGCGAAGGTATTCCTCCGCAAGTTTGTTGAGGTCGGTCACGGCTCGCTCTCCGGTGCCTGCTCTGGAATGTTCCAGCATATTTTTAACAATGCCGCTGGCCCGTTGACCGTGAAAATGGATTTTTTGAAGGTTTTGCTCAATATCGTTCAAGAGTTCGACTTCCAATTCATCCTCCGGCGCTTGTCCGTCTTTGGCTTTCAGCTTTTTATCTTCTTTGATTTCCTTCAATTCCTGCACCAGTTCAGCGCTGATGTCAGAGAAGTTATTGACAAAATTCAACGGATTCTGGATCTCGTGCGCAATGCCGGCGGTCAGCTCGCCCAAGCCGGCCAACTTCTCTTTTTGGATAAGTTGGTTCTGGGTTTCTTTCAGCGTTTGCAACGACGTTTGGAGCTGCACTTTTTGCGACTGAATGGCTTCTTTTTGTTTACGTAATAACTCATTTGCTTTGTTTTTCAGGCGATTGTTGCGGTAAAGCATTCCGGTAAAGATCAGGATAGCGGCCAGAACGCCAAACAGCACGTACAGTTTTCGTCGGCCGGCAAATTCTTTTTGGGTCGCGATCAGTTCCTGCTGAAGCAGTTGTTCCCTAAAACTCAGGTTCTGTACCTGTTTTACTTTTTCCTGATTGAACATACTGTCTTTGGCCGCCGCCGCCAATTTGAAGTAGTCAAACGCTTTACTTTTATCACGTGTTTCGTACAAAGACGCCAAAAGATGACCGGCCTCAAAAACATATTTAATATTGTTGGCACTTTGCGCAAGGGTAAGGGCCCGTTCAGCATAATATAGACAGGAGTCCAACCGTTTCATTCCCTGAAACACCTGCGCCATTTCAAAATACGTTTGACTTAACAGGCGGTTGTTATCGACCGCTTTTAAATAAGGTAAGCTAAGGCGGTAGTATTTCAGCGACTCAGGATACTCGCCCATTCGATAATGAATATTCCCCAAACTGATTAATAATGTATTTCCGGTACTGCCTTTCCGGTCTTTGACCGATTGATACGCCTGTTTGACGTAGAGCTGCGCCGAATCCGGGTTATTTTGGAGCGCATACCCGGTTCCGATATTCACCAGAGCTATCTGCACAAGATTTCGGTCATTGATCTTTTCGGCGATCGCTTTGGTCATTAAAAAATACTCGATCGCTTTCTTTGAATCTTTCTGCTCCAAATAGAGAATCCCGATATTGTTAAGGGTTTTGGCTTTTCCTTCTTCGTCGTGGATGCTTTCTGCCAACTTGAGGGCATTGAAGAGCATTTCAAGTGCTTTTCCATAATTACTCGTAATGCGCAGAATGGACCCGAGCCGATTCATATTTCTGACCTTTCCTTTGGGGAAATTTATTTTTTGGGCCAACTCCAATCCTTCCCGGGCGTGCTGCATCGCCACCCATGGTTTGGAGTACATCAGATGGTAGCTCAACTGATCCAACAAAAGCACCCGCGCCGTATCAGGCATGGCTTGAGAGAGCCGTCTTTTAAGACTATCGGCGGGCGTTTGTTGAGCAAAAACAGGGATTGCCAAAAGCACGAAACACAAAATAAGTGTTGAGGCAATCGATTTCATTCTCATAGGGATAAGAGTTCTTTGTAAACAAAGATAGAAGATTTTCCGAAACGCTCTATCTCCTGCCTCCGTGCTGAAAGTTTTATAAAAAAAACGTCGGCAAGGTTTGAAACCTTGCCGACGTTAAAAGCCCCGTCAATTTTTACCCTTACGACAGATAACTGCTGATGCTCATCACATCGGCAAACACTCCCGAGGCGGTCACTTCTGCGCCGGCACCCGGGCCTTTGACCACAAGCGGCCGTGAATTGTACCGCTCAGTGGTAAAGGAAACGATATTATCCGCTCCCGAAAGAGAATAAAACGGATGGTCGGTGTCGACGGTACGAAGCTGAAGCGTGGCCCTGCCGTTTTCGAGCGTAGCAATGTAGCGCAGCTTTTCGCCTTTCTCCGTGGCCGATTGCAGAAGTTCTGCAAAATACGCATCCGAGTTTTCCAGTTCCTGAAAGAAATCATCGACCGTGGGAGCCTGCAAACAATTGTCGGGCAAAATGGGTGCGATCTGAATGTCGCTCATTTCGAGCGCTACGCCCGTTTCTCGCGCCAGAATCAGGATCTTACGCGCCACGTCAAGCCCGCTCAGATCATCGCGCGGGTCGGGTTCGGTGTAGCCTTTGGCTTTGGCCTCCTGTACAATGTCGACAAAACGGGTGCCCGGTACGAAGCTGTTGAAAATAAACGACAGCGTTCCCGATAAGATGGCTTCAATTTTGGAAAATGTATCCCCGCTTGCCATCAGCCCCTGAATGGTATTGATGATGGGCAGGCCTGCCCCCACGTTGGTTTCGTATAAAAACTTCACGCCCTTTCGCACGGCGGTTTGCTGCAACCGGCGGTATTCGGCATAACTGCTCGAATTGGCCACTTTATTGGGCGTCACGACCGATACGCTGGCGTCGAGCAATGGATGATAATACTGAATAATGTCTTTGTCGGACGTACAGTCAATGAATACGCTGTTGGGTAAGTTGAACTCCCGAATACGCTGCACATACGCGGGCAGGCTCGTCGTCTTGCCGTTCTCTTCCAGTTCTTCTTTCCAGCGGGCCAGACTGATACCGGCGGGATTGAGCCACATTTTTTTGCTGCGGGCCAAGCCTACTACGTTGATCTTCAGCAATTTTTCTTTTGCCAAATACTCCGATTGGGCCGACAGCTGTTTCAAAAACGTACTGCCGATCAATCCCGTACCGACAAGGAATAAGTTCAGGGTTCTGACTTCCGACTGAAAAAACACGCCGTGAATGGCATTGAGGGCTTTGGAAAGATCGTTTTTCTGAATGACGACCGAGATGTTCAGCTCCGAAGAGCCCTGCGCAGTGGCAATGACGTTGATACCGTTTTTCCCCAACGCCGTAAAGAGTTTTCCTGAAACACCTGTACTGCGCCGCATGCCTTCGCCCACGATGGCGATGATGGAAACGTTTTTCTGAATTTGGATTCCGTCGCGGTCTATGTCGCCGGCGTTGATCTCGGGGGCAAAGGTTTGGTCCAGCACTTCCTTGGCGCGGTCCGCATTTTTGGGGTCAATGGCAAAACAGATGGAGTGCTCAGACGACGCCTGCGAGATCAGGATGACGCTGATCTTATGCCGCGACAAGGCCGAAAACAGCCGCGCGGATACGCCCGCTACGCCGATCAAACCGCTGCCCTGCACGTTGACCAGAGCAATATCATCAATGGAGCTGATGCCCGTGATGGCGAACGGTGTTTCGTCAGCGGTCGTATGGACGGTGGTTCCTTCGGAGGCGGTATGAAAGGTATTGAGTACTTTGATCGGAATATTCTTAACAAAGGCAGGCTGCAAACTCGGCGGATAGATCACTTTGGCTCCAAAGTGACTCAATTCCATGGCTTCTGCATAGGTGATCGTCGGAATGGTAAACGCGGTCGACACCTTGCGCGGGTCGGCGGTCATCATCCCGTCGACGTCGGTCCAAATCTCAATGACATCGGCATCCAAGGCCGCCCCAAAAATAGAGCCGGTATAGTCGGAGCCGCCCCGTCCGAGCGTGGTCGTAATACCTTCTGATGTAGCGCCGATGAAGCCCGTGATACACTGCAAGGCGTCGGTTTTGGCAAAGTGCGCTAAAATTTGCGCGTTGGTTACTTCAAAATCCACTTCGGCGTAGCCAAAATGGTCGTTGGTACGCACCAACGTACGGGCATCACAAAACTCCGCTTTGACCCCGCGCCCTTTGAGGGCTTCGGTAATGATGGTCGTGGAAAGCCGCTCTCCAAATGACATCAACAGATCGAGCGTCCGGGCCGACAATTCCCGAATCAGCGAAATCCCTTTCAGCAAATCTTCCAACTCATTGACCAACCCCCGCACCTTGGCAATGGAACTGCTCTGGTTTTTGATATCGATTAGCCCCCGAATGGCGGCAAAATGGCGTTCTTCCACGGCTTTGAGGGCATCAAAATACTCGGCATTGCCTTTGGACGCCATGCGGCCTATTTCGATCAACTTGTTGGTGACACCGCCCATGGCCGAATACACCACGGCAATACGCTCACCTTTGGCAATATTATCCTGTAAAA
Above is a window of Runella slithyformis DSM 19594 DNA encoding:
- a CDS encoding alpha/beta hydrolase family protein encodes the protein MKEKLLLIITVLALAVSGRCQAPQRPDFLQKDSIRSSLDGNVQVFYYDKSTESSPQPLVVELHSWSNTADSQKDMVAVQARTKGWNYIFPNFRGVNNHPKACCSEFVMADIDEAIDWALKNMKVDKKKIYVVGNSGGGFATLAMYMKSRHAIASFSAWSSISDLSAWYGESVERKNRYGPEIIKCTGAGEVFDAQKAKERSPLYWKTSLKKRKKSILQIYAGIHDGYTGSVPISHSINFYNKLLTDAGEKDKSLYVSETDAATMLKTQTFSAQNPSKTLDNRAILYQKSSRKITLTIFEGTHEMLKNAALERIAAD
- a CDS encoding M20/M25/M40 family metallo-hydrolase — protein: MRNRKPTLTHLGIIAGLTLLFSVAYAQEDDAGKNGKVEAAYLKEAEQLAKNKQIQKAFQSIVAQNKRNREDLIMLTEIPAPPFMETKRGIRFASMLKEAGIDSVWTDKVGNVIGLRKGKKRNRTVAFDAHLDTVFPLETDVKVKIKGDTLFAPGIGDNTQGVVMIVSVLRALEEANIETEADVLFIGSVGEEGLGDLRGVKHLFTDQSPRIDSWIAIDGGGMDYLRTMGLGSYRYRITFKGPGGHSWGAFGLANPQHALGSAIHYFSKAADKFTRTGARTSYNVGRIGGGTSVNSIAFESWMEVDMRSEIPENLNLVDSLLKASVQQALQEHNAMKRMGPALTVEIKKIGDRPSGELPETVPLIQRAMASIAYFGASPKVGRGSTNSNTPIAKGIPAVTLGRGGKGGNAHALNEWWLDDEGYKAIQVALLTLVSEAKMAKP
- a CDS encoding DUF1028 domain-containing protein; protein product: MRNSIFLFVFLGLIFSRTHAQFFKKDNGLAHTFSIVARDEKTGEIAVGVQSHWFSVGTSVSWAEAGVGAVATQSFTNKSFGVRGLALLKSGKTAHEALDILLSDDAGREVRQVGIVDAKGNVANFTGKNCVDFAGDLKGKNYAVQSNMMLTDAVPAAMAKSFEANAQLPLAERVLEALKAAQKVGGDIRGKQSAVLLVVKGEATDKPWDDNHLVDLRVDDHPEPLAELQRLLTVQRAYDHMNNGDLAVEKNDMPLAMKEYGAAMKMFPGNLEMQYWTAITLANNGDIQKAALMLKAIYAKEPNWRKMTQRLPKAGLLTVKENELKILVQ
- a CDS encoding tetratricopeptide repeat protein produces the protein MTTHKLFLLLFLFGSLLTEVWAQEERGSGINKTAPKTAVGTTRALIVGVSQYQHINSLRFAGDDALAFYNYLLSPAGGSVPQANIELLLNEKATLVQVDLAMGKLLNSVKPNDRVFIYFSGHGDQESKTIAQRGFLLTHDTFSSNYNSTAFAVLYLQDYIATLATKNQAQIFLFLDACRSGKLAGSEIGGVQLAGQQLLKQVANEVKFMACQANELSLEGYQWGGGRGVFSYHLIRGMQGLADADGDKTITLRELERYLEDRVTAEAAPNRQNPLLLAADKSLPLVKVDPATLAAVRQNLPPPAFAAVQGKGFVETILDSAPDDVQKTYADFHEAIAQKQLLDSPNSADGYYEKLLATPSIGELHPFIKREFAAALLEESTKTFGQLLANKNLPAVSTGYRKNIRYLEKAAQILGKSHYFYPNLRAQTFYYKGLLTESANRDEALLNYRQAITADSTFAPAYNDAGRLLFLKQSFREAQEIFEKGLQLAPKWSYLHLNYGMVLVAQKKWTEAETAYKEAIELQPDNAIAFKNYGNLLAGQNKGSDAETAYKKAIELNPNDPETYNNYGMLLNAQKRYSEAETEYKKAIELQPDNAQVYSNYGIVLAIQNRQAEAEFVFRKSIELNPKDAQAHFNYGILLATQNRLAEAEIAYKKAIELAPNDAIAYNSYGVLLAAQNRLAEAEQAYKKYVELSPNNAIVYGNYGNLLARQGRQREAETAYKRSIELNPNDANVHKSYAILLKNLNRPAEAETSYKRAIQLKTDDAEVYKNYGMLLNARNRPEEAEANFKKAIELNPDDPFVYNSYGMLLAAQSRLDEAENAYKKSIALSAANGLVFGNYGNLLARQSRFEEAETNYKRALELIPNNALLYNNYGNLLDGLGRLPEAEAIYKKAIEAKTDYPPPYYYIALLKARQNLTAEAIDWLGKALEKGYTNFDSISRNPAFDPLRETPEFKALLTKYRKN